Proteins encoded by one window of Panicum virgatum strain AP13 chromosome 7N, P.virgatum_v5, whole genome shotgun sequence:
- the LOC120682378 gene encoding plant UBX domain-containing protein 4-like yields the protein MSSSSNGGKKPAAGGGRGGPTIRTLADINRGPAGFPGAGGSGSDSDEPQEYYTGGEKSGMLVQDPTRRNDVDAIFEQARQTGAIQAPPTPFLDSQSSSSRSFTGTGRLLSGETAPSAAPAAASASQEPVHILHVIHLWNNGFSVDDGPLRAYDDPANAEFIESLKMSRCPQELEPADRSTPVHVNIMKRLEDYREPIRPRSAFQGVGRTLGGSSTDESSAPAPASAASAASRSTSFVVDDSQPFTSIQLRLADGTRLVARFNMHHTVGDIRSFIDASRPGAARSYQLQTGFPPKQLTDPTQTVEQAGLANSVIMQKI from the exons ATGAGCTCCTCCTCCAACGGCGGGAAGAagcccgcggccggcggcggccgcggggggcCCACCATACGCACGCTCGCCGACATCAACCGCGGGCCCGCAGGCTTCCCAGGCGCCGGGGGCAGCGGCAGCGACTCCGACGAGCCCCAGGAGTACtacaccggcggcgagaagag TGGGATGCTTGTTCAAGATCCGACTAGAAGGAATGACGTGGATGCAATCTTTGAACAAGCGAGGCAGACGGGTGCTATCCAAGCACCACCAACCCCTTTCCTTGATAGCCAGTCATCCAGCTCGAGGAGCTTTACAGGGACTGGCCGACTGCTTTCAGGGGAGACAGCACCATCTGCTGCGCCTGCGGCTGCGTCTGCATCTCAGGAACCAGTTCACATACTCCACGTCATACACTTATGGAACAATGGTTTCAGTGTAGATGACGGTCCACTGAGAGCCTATGACGATCCTGCAAATGCAGAATTCATTGAG AGCCTTAAGATGTCCCGGTGCCCCCAGGAACTGGAGCCTGCTGACAGAAGCACACCAGTTCATGTGAATATTATGAAAAGACTTGAAGATTACCGG GAACCGATAAGGCCTCGTTCAGCTTTCCAGGGTGTTGGAAGAACCCTTGGAGGTTCTTCTACAGATGAAAGTTCAGCACCTGCTCCTGCTTCAGCGGCCTCTGCTGCTTCGAGGTCCACCAGCTTCGTTGTAGATGACTCCCAGCCATTTACATCCATACAGCTGAGGCTGGCTGATGGCACTCGCTTGGTCGCCCGGTTCAACATGCACCACACTGTGGGCGACATCAGATCCTTCATTGATGCATCCCGGCCTGGAGCTGCGAGGTCGTATCAGCTGCAGACTGGCTTCCCACCCAAGCAGCTGACCGACCCAACCCAGACTGTTGAGCAAGCTGGTCTGGCGAACTCTGTTATCATGCAGAAGATCTAA
- the LOC120681877 gene encoding uncharacterized protein LOC120681877: MLLLAPPCSLHSHRRQKRGAAWRADRAGSASCRLRSGRQRARRPGPPSLRRPRHRGGPRLHSHSSSPRLGRPLPVLAPQLVWPSGTRPLPSPLPAHGRSEANAHGWPDFAAPRPRSVRRGRSRPWSVRRHRSRLPAACPAPRFLARGRPGGDRRSQSAAVTASLLSAHRRRPRPPLRALLGLLQQQLRSEARGWSTPCGSSTDSTTTPNADSSAPTRAPVQLLFYRPRDLSEIKPQLYGYKFYSSPPLRLPARSSSQQEAEEKTKLLGSAETQVGQIAHFVASK; encoded by the exons atgctTCTCCTGGCGCCCCCCTGCTCTCTCCACTCGCACCGGCGGCAGAAGAGgggcgcggcgtggcgagcagACCGGGCGGGCTCCGCATCATGCCGCCTCCGCTCCGGCCGCCAAAGGGCGCGGCGCCCTGGGCCTCCTTCTCTGCGACGCCCTCGTCACCGCGGAGGCCCCCGCCTACATTCTCATTCTTCTTCCCCTCGTCTCGGTCGACCACTGCCTGTCCTCGCGCCGCAGCTGGTATGGCCGAGCGGCACGAGGCCGCTGCCTTCGCCGCTGCCCGCCCACGGCCGGTCCGAAGCGAATGCACATGGCTGGCCCGACttcgccgctcctcgcccgcgGTCGGTCCGTCGCGGCCGTAGCCGCCCATGGTCGGTCCGTCGCCACCGCAGCCGCCTCCCCGCGGCCTGCCCAGCACCACGGTTCCTCGCTCGTGGTCGGCCCGGCGGCGACCGCCGCTCCCAGTCCGCGGCCGTAACGGCGTCGTTGCTCtccgctcaccggcggcgaccgcgTCCCCCGCTGCGAGCACTGCTGGGCCTACTTCAGCAGCAACTCCGGTCTGAAGCGCGGGGCTGGTCCACGCCCTGCGGAAGCTCGACGGATTCGACGACGACACCGAACGCCGATTCCAGCGCCCCGACGCGTGCCCCAGTTCAACTCTTATTTTATCGACCTCGAGATCTCAG CGAGATAAAACCACAACTATACGGGTACAAGTTCTACAGCTCACCTCCTCTTCGTCTTCCAGCAAGGAGCAGCAGTCAGCAGGAAGCCGAGGAAAAAACCAAGCTGCTTGGATCTGCAGAGACTCAG GTCGGCCAGATTGCTCATTTCGTAGCCAGCAAATGA
- the LOC120683374 gene encoding protein NRT1/ PTR FAMILY 6.4-like: MGVSTNMVTYLVGPLHLSNARSANIVTNFMGTLNLLAFLGGFVADAKLGRYRTIAASATVATTGLALLAASTAVPGMRPPPCAPADGGGCAAASGRQMALLFLALYTIAVGAGGLKANVSGLGTDQFDGRDPREGRAEVFFFSRFYFLVSLGSLFAATVLVYVQDNVGRAWGYGISAVVMAAATAVFVAGTRRYRCRRPRGSPLTVIGRVLWAAWRNRKLPCPADASELRGFSRAKVPHTDRLRFLDKAAIVDADLTSAHPAVAAGPTLTEVEEVKMVVKLLPIWSTCILFWTVYSQMNTFTVEQASRMNRRVGGGGFVVPAGSMAVFLYLAILLFTSLNERLLVPLARRVTGRREGLASLQRVGAGLVLSTIAMVAAALVEKKRRDASGGAAISAFWLVPQLFLVGASEAFGYVGQLEFFIREAPERMKSMSTGLFLTTLSMGFYLSSALVAAVGAATGGAWVRDNLDDGRLDLFYWMLAGLGVFNFVGFLCFASRHEYKREAPAAPVTATAITRARAVELTNQPEEDAVMVAMAVNMIDV, encoded by the exons ATGGGCGTCTCGACGAACATGGTGACGTACCTCGTCGGCCCCCTGCACCTCTCCAACGCCCGGTCGGCCAACATCGTCACCAACTTCATGGGCACGCTCAACCTCCTCGCCTTCCTCGGCGGCTTCGTCGCCGACGCCAAGCTCGGCCGCTACCGCAccatcgccgcctccgccacagTCGCCACCACC GGGTTGGCCCTGCTGGCGGCGAGCACGGCGGTGCCCGGGATGCGGCCACCGCCGTGCGCCCCGGCGGACGGTggcgggtgcgcggcggcgagcggcaggcAGATGGCGCTGCTGTTCCTGGCGCTGTACACGATCGCGGTGGGCGCGGGCGGGCTGAAGGCGAACGTGTCCGGGCTGGGCACGGACCAGTTCGACGGGCGCGACCCGCGGGAGGGCCGCGCCGAGGTGTTCTTCTTCAGCCGCTTCTACTTCCTGGTCAGCCTGGGCTCGCTCTTCGCCGCCACCGTGCTGGTGTACGTGCAGGACAACGTCGGCCGCGCCTGGGGGTACGGCATCTCGGCGGTCGTGATGGCGGCCGCCACGGCGGTGTTCGTGGCCGGCACGCGGAGGTACCGGTGCCGGAGGCCCCGGGGGAGCCCGCTCACGGTGATCGGCCGCGtgctctgggcggcgtggcggaaCAGGAAGCTGCCCTGCCCCGCGGACGCCAGCGAGCTCCGCGGCTTCAGCAGGGCCAAGGTGCCGCACACCGACAGGCTCAG GTTTCTGGACAAAGCTGCCATCGTGGACGCGGACCTGACGTCGGCGCACCCGGCGGTGGCAGCGGGGCCGACGCTgacggaggtggaggaggtgaagATGGTGGTCAAGCTGCTCCCGATCTGGTCCACCTGCATCCTCTTCTGGACGGTGTACTCCCAGATGAACACCTTCACGGTCGAGCAGGCGTCGCGGATGAAccgccgcgtcggcggcggcggcttcgtcgTCCCCGCGGGGTCCATGGCCGTCTTCCTGTACCTGGCCATCCTCCTCTTCACGTCGCTCAACGAGCGCTTGCTCGTCCCGCTCGCGCGGCGCGTCACGGGGCGCCGGGAGGGCCTGGCCTCGCTGCAGCGCGTGGGCGCGGGGCTGGTGCTCTCCACgatcgccatggtcgccgccgcgctcgtcgaGAAGAAGCGCCGCGACGCGTCGGGCGGCGCCGCCATCAGCGCGTTCTGGCTGGTGCCGCAGCTCTTCCTGGTGGGCGCCAGCGAGGCGTTCGGGTACGTCGGGCAGCTGGAGTTCTTCATCCGGGAGGCCCCCGAGCGGATGAAGTCCATGAGCACGGGCCTGTTCCTCACCACCCTGTCCATGGGGTTCTACCTGAGCAGCGCGCTCGTggccgccgtcggcgccgccacGGGGGGCGCTTGGGTGCGGGACAACCTGGACGACGGGAGGCTGGACCTGTTCTACTGGATGCTCGCCGGGCTCGGCGTGTTCAACTTCGTGGGGTTCCTTTGCTTCGCGAGCCGGCACGAGTACAAGCGCgaggcgcccgccgcgccggtcacggcgacggcgatcacgcgggcgcgggccgtGGAGCTGACGAACCAGCCGGAGGAGGACGCGGTGATGGTGGCCATGGCCGTGAATATGATCGACGTCTAG